Proteins found in one Planctomycetes bacterium MalM25 genomic segment:
- the dmsB gene encoding Anaerobic dimethyl sulfoxide reductase chain B, with the protein MSATLASEQPNATGEEPAELLRALLEESRELTAVERFAKQHDESGVPAQAKYYRDLIPAGPPGAGEQYAFDVDLDACSGCKACVSACHHLNGLDTEETWRSVGQLYGPGSFGKNDTLPVIQHVTTACHHCVDPGCLAGCPTNAYEKDPITGVVRHLDDQCFGCQYCTMACPYEVPQYSESKGIVRKCDMCHDRLAAGEAPACVQACPNQAIRISVVNVAESVSRTGKGLFLPETPPAQLTNPTTVYRTQRGLPPNSVAADADHAAPQHAHAPLVAMLVLTQMSVGAVAVGALMRWFGAESSAAATIVLGALAGQAGLAVAPLHLGRPHLAFRAVLGWRHSWLSREAILFGVYAAFSIGAASFAALPYVSDWLPGPILSLVETFLPTALQTPAEVLAILSGAVAVFCSAKIYMFTGRRFWLGHRTLAKFGLTPLVLGLATGAACSAVLGGESTALLAGGLFATLAAKLVYEASLLISHPGDLEKTARIQQTALRNASITRFGMGILGIALAGPLMSGLSGGAVSAILSVLMLGAVLVGELAERWLYFGSVVPLKMPGGTPT; encoded by the coding sequence TTGAGCGCAACGCTAGCTAGCGAGCAGCCAAACGCCACCGGCGAGGAGCCGGCGGAGTTGCTGCGTGCGTTGCTCGAGGAGTCGCGCGAGCTGACCGCCGTCGAGCGGTTCGCCAAGCAGCACGACGAGTCGGGCGTCCCCGCTCAAGCAAAGTACTACCGCGACCTCATCCCCGCCGGCCCCCCCGGGGCGGGAGAGCAGTACGCGTTCGACGTCGATCTCGACGCGTGCAGCGGATGCAAGGCGTGCGTCAGCGCGTGCCATCACCTCAACGGCCTCGACACGGAAGAGACCTGGCGGAGCGTCGGCCAGCTCTACGGCCCCGGCTCGTTCGGCAAGAACGACACCCTACCGGTCATTCAGCACGTCACCACAGCGTGCCACCACTGCGTCGATCCTGGGTGCCTCGCCGGCTGCCCAACCAACGCCTACGAGAAGGACCCGATCACGGGCGTCGTGCGTCACCTCGATGACCAGTGCTTCGGCTGCCAGTACTGCACAATGGCCTGCCCGTACGAGGTGCCGCAGTACAGTGAGTCCAAGGGGATCGTTCGCAAGTGCGATATGTGCCACGACCGCCTCGCCGCCGGGGAAGCGCCCGCCTGCGTTCAAGCCTGCCCGAACCAGGCGATCCGCATTTCGGTGGTCAACGTCGCTGAGTCCGTGTCGCGCACCGGCAAGGGGCTCTTCCTCCCCGAGACACCTCCCGCCCAGCTTACCAACCCGACAACGGTCTACCGGACCCAGCGAGGCCTGCCGCCGAACTCGGTCGCTGCCGACGCCGATCACGCCGCCCCACAGCACGCCCACGCGCCACTGGTGGCGATGCTGGTGCTAACGCAGATGTCGGTCGGAGCCGTGGCGGTCGGCGCGTTGATGCGCTGGTTCGGCGCCGAATCCTCCGCCGCCGCGACAATCGTGCTCGGCGCCCTGGCGGGCCAAGCCGGGTTGGCGGTCGCCCCGTTGCACCTCGGCCGCCCTCACCTGGCGTTCCGTGCGGTGCTCGGCTGGCGGCACTCGTGGCTCAGCCGCGAAGCGATCCTGTTTGGCGTTTACGCGGCGTTCTCGATCGGCGCCGCGTCGTTCGCCGCCCTGCCCTACGTGAGCGACTGGCTGCCCGGACCGATCCTGTCGCTCGTTGAAACCTTCCTGCCAACGGCCCTTCAAACGCCCGCGGAGGTCCTCGCGATCCTCTCCGGTGCGGTGGCGGTCTTCTGCTCGGCCAAGATCTACATGTTCACTGGCCGCCGGTTCTGGCTGGGCCACCGCACGCTCGCCAAGTTCGGCCTGACCCCGTTGGTGCTCGGCCTGGCGACCGGCGCGGCGTGCTCGGCTGTGCTGGGTGGCGAGTCAACGGCGCTTTTGGCCGGCGGCCTGTTCGCCACCTTGGCGGCCAAGCTCGTCTACGAGGCAAGCCTCTTAATCAGCCACCCGGGCGACCTCGAGAAGACGGCTCGGATCCAACAAACCGCGCTGCGAAACGCCTCGATCACGCGTTTCGGCATGGGGATACTTGGGATTGCTCTAGCGGGCCCGCTGATGAGCGGCCTCTCCGGCGGAGCGGTTTCCGCCATCCTGAGCGTGCTGATGCTCGGCGCCGTGCTCGTCGGCGAGCTGGCCGAGCGTTGGCTCTACTTCGGCTCGGTCGTCCCCCTGAAGATGCCCGGAGGGACGCCCACATGA
- the cmpD_1 gene encoding Bicarbonate transport ATP-binding protein CmpD, which yields MPENPETRGPSPADKRYVEIFNLIKAYPNPYGEAVRVVDGFDLVMQKGEVVSVIGHSGCGKSTVLTMLAGLNEISGGSIAVAGREIDGPGPDRAVVFQSPCLLPWQTALGNVLLGVDQVYPHGTKAERRQIAEHYLAMVGLGDSFDKHPREMSGGMQQRVGIARAIALKPRVLLLDEPFGRLDSLTRMDLQDVILGVLDRERITTMVITHDVDEAIYMSDRVCMMTSGPRARVGQLLDLPFARPRDRGAVLEHELYYDLRGALVSFLEEQEHGGAEPSTPADDSNWDDTMHMVEAMSVTEHAFPAFGESEQPEDELTVAAV from the coding sequence ATGCCCGAAAATCCAGAGACTCGGGGGCCGAGCCCCGCCGACAAACGCTACGTCGAGATCTTCAACCTCATCAAGGCGTACCCCAACCCGTACGGCGAAGCGGTGCGTGTTGTCGATGGGTTCGATCTCGTCATGCAGAAGGGCGAGGTTGTCAGCGTCATCGGCCACTCCGGATGCGGTAAGAGCACCGTGCTAACGATGCTCGCCGGGTTGAATGAGATCAGCGGCGGCAGCATCGCCGTCGCGGGACGCGAGATCGACGGCCCCGGCCCCGACCGGGCCGTCGTGTTCCAGTCGCCCTGCCTGCTGCCTTGGCAGACCGCGCTCGGCAACGTGCTGCTGGGGGTCGATCAGGTCTACCCCCACGGCACGAAGGCCGAACGCCGCCAGATCGCCGAACACTACCTCGCGATGGTGGGGCTCGGCGACTCGTTCGATAAGCACCCCCGCGAGATGTCCGGCGGCATGCAGCAGCGGGTTGGCATCGCCCGCGCGATCGCCCTGAAGCCGCGCGTGCTTCTGCTGGACGAACCGTTCGGGCGGCTCGACTCGCTCACCCGCATGGACCTGCAGGACGTCATCCTCGGCGTGCTCGACCGCGAGCGGATCACCACCATGGTCATCACGCACGACGTCGACGAGGCGATCTACATGTCGGATCGCGTCTGCATGATGACCAGCGGTCCGAGGGCGCGCGTTGGTCAGCTGCTCGACCTCCCCTTCGCCCGCCCCCGCGACCGCGGAGCGGTGCTCGAGCACGAGCTCTACTACGACCTCCGAGGAGCGCTCGTTTCCTTCCTCGAAGAGCAAGAGCACGGCGGCGCCGAACCGTCCACGCCCGCTGACGATTCAAATTGGGATGACACGATGCACATGGTCGAGGCGATGAGCGTCACCGAGCACGCCTTCCCCGCGTTCGGTGAATCCGAACAGCCCGAAGATGAATTGACCGTGGCGGCCGTCTGA
- the cmpD_2 gene encoding Bicarbonate transport ATP-binding protein CmpD, with product MPYLELDSVNFGHGPVSNRYEVFENASLSVEKNEFVAVIGFSGSGKSTLISLLAGLDKPDSGAVRMAGKPIGAPGPDKGIMFQNYSLLPWLSVFGNIELAVKQVFPKMEKAERRDCVQHYVDMVSLTGSEWKLPGELSGGMRQRLSLARTLSMKPEVLLLDEPLSALDALTRSVLQDEILRIWEEDRRTVVMITNDVDEAVLMADRIVPLTPGPAASFGKEFPVTLERPRDRSTLNFNPEFKSLRNEVTKYLLGLNKEAKELSPTEELPLPDLEPILPGPRVAVA from the coding sequence ATGCCGTACCTCGAACTCGATAGCGTGAACTTCGGCCACGGTCCGGTTTCCAACCGGTACGAGGTCTTCGAGAACGCCTCGCTCTCGGTCGAGAAGAACGAGTTCGTCGCCGTGATCGGCTTCTCGGGCAGCGGCAAGAGCACACTGATCTCGCTGCTGGCGGGGCTCGACAAGCCCGATTCGGGCGCGGTCCGCATGGCCGGCAAACCGATCGGCGCACCGGGCCCCGACAAGGGGATCATGTTCCAGAACTACTCGCTCCTGCCCTGGCTCAGCGTCTTTGGCAACATCGAACTGGCGGTCAAGCAAGTCTTCCCCAAGATGGAGAAGGCCGAACGCCGCGACTGCGTACAGCACTACGTCGATATGGTCAGCCTCACCGGAAGCGAGTGGAAGCTTCCCGGCGAGCTGTCGGGGGGGATGCGGCAGCGGCTCAGCCTCGCCCGCACGCTCTCGATGAAGCCCGAGGTGCTGTTGCTAGACGAGCCCCTCTCGGCGCTCGACGCGCTCACCCGCTCGGTCTTGCAGGACGAGATCCTTCGCATCTGGGAGGAGGACCGCCGTACCGTCGTGATGATCACGAACGACGTCGACGAGGCGGTCCTGATGGCCGACCGCATCGTGCCCCTCACGCCTGGCCCCGCGGCGTCGTTTGGCAAGGAATTCCCCGTGACACTCGAGCGGCCGCGTGATCGATCCACGCTCAACTTCAACCCCGAGTTTAAATCGCTCCGCAACGAAGTCACGAAGTACCTCCTCGGACTCAACAAGGAAGCCAAGGAGCTCTCCCCCACCGAAGAGCTCCCGCTGCCCGACCTCGAACCGATCCTCCCGGGCCCCCGGGTCGCGGTCGCCTAA
- the cmpB gene encoding Bicarbonate transport system permease protein CmpB, with protein MTLFILFLILGALAGLSALAGKHRTVKAIDVAGLNFLSPVVRLCYGEEPEKQLKEIGRFIVVPALAVVASLLIWAVVSQRIQTKSGTLPNPAQTWDSAGSIMTFHYRENDKQRAYNLTGAAREAELARVETRLEELGPLETQANEAVATAKTTAGELKAEKIAPLQAAYDELKSEYSQAQANRTAVLTAKASETAARDNAAKDAYVVKVREHRQQTDLEKETLRNLKAEIDNVRGQKNAAVESALAAQTSIAEERQYLGKMRDQLTKSNRAEKVVAATEKLKTKKQSLYESDADGLLKAATSVVRDEDRIAKIEASNYAKPATIIYQAKRSVLCVFAGFFLGSVIAIPLGVLCGLSKTFMAAMTPFIALFKPVSPIVWLPIALIIVGGFIPDPDKHWLTQWLWELPWLGAYKINPAFMASAITVALCSLWATMVNTAFGVASVDKDHMNVARVLRLGFWDRLFKIVLPSSLPLVFAGLRISLGVGWMVLIAAELLSSSEGLGKYVWDQFNNGASDSLAKMMVVVFVVGVIGLLLDRMMIVFQRLVSFDGAPTAI; from the coding sequence AAAGCGATCGATGTCGCCGGGCTGAACTTCCTCTCACCCGTCGTGCGGCTGTGCTACGGCGAGGAACCCGAGAAGCAGCTGAAGGAAATCGGTCGGTTCATCGTCGTACCGGCGCTGGCGGTCGTCGCGTCCTTGCTCATCTGGGCGGTGGTCTCGCAGAGGATCCAAACCAAGAGCGGAACCCTGCCGAACCCGGCTCAGACCTGGGATTCGGCGGGATCGATCATGACCTTTCACTACCGAGAGAACGATAAGCAACGAGCCTACAACCTCACCGGCGCCGCTCGCGAGGCGGAACTTGCCCGCGTAGAAACCCGGCTGGAAGAACTCGGTCCACTCGAGACGCAGGCGAACGAGGCGGTCGCCACCGCTAAAACAACCGCCGGCGAGCTGAAGGCCGAGAAGATCGCCCCGCTGCAAGCTGCTTATGACGAGCTGAAAAGTGAGTACTCCCAAGCCCAGGCCAACCGAACCGCGGTGCTAACCGCCAAAGCCAGCGAGACGGCCGCTAGAGATAACGCCGCGAAGGACGCGTACGTTGTCAAAGTCCGCGAGCACCGCCAGCAAACCGACCTTGAGAAGGAGACTCTGCGGAACCTAAAGGCGGAGATCGATAACGTTCGTGGCCAAAAGAACGCGGCAGTCGAATCGGCGCTCGCCGCCCAGACCAGCATTGCCGAAGAGCGGCAGTACCTAGGCAAGATGCGTGACCAGCTCACCAAATCCAATCGAGCGGAGAAGGTCGTAGCCGCCACGGAGAAGCTCAAGACCAAGAAGCAGAGCCTCTACGAGTCCGACGCCGACGGGCTCCTTAAGGCCGCGACTTCCGTAGTCCGTGACGAAGACCGCATTGCGAAGATCGAAGCGTCCAACTACGCCAAGCCGGCGACAATCATCTACCAAGCAAAGCGGAGCGTCCTCTGTGTCTTTGCCGGCTTTTTCCTCGGTTCAGTCATCGCGATTCCGCTCGGCGTCCTCTGCGGTTTATCGAAGACGTTTATGGCTGCGATGACCCCGTTTATCGCACTCTTCAAGCCGGTCTCGCCGATCGTCTGGCTGCCAATCGCCCTGATCATCGTTGGCGGCTTCATCCCCGATCCCGATAAGCACTGGCTCACTCAGTGGCTCTGGGAGCTGCCCTGGCTGGGCGCCTACAAGATCAACCCGGCGTTCATGGCGTCAGCCATCACCGTTGCCCTCTGCTCTCTGTGGGCGACCATGGTTAACACGGCTTTCGGCGTCGCGTCCGTTGATAAGGACCACATGAACGTCGCTCGCGTACTACGGCTCGGGTTCTGGGACCGACTGTTTAAGATCGTGCTGCCCTCGTCTCTTCCGCTGGTCTTCGCAGGCCTGCGGATCTCTCTGGGAGTCGGTTGGATGGTGCTGATCGCTGCGGAACTGCTCAGTTCGTCCGAAGGCCTAGGCAAGTATGTCTGGGACCAATTCAACAACGGGGCAAGCGACTCGCTCGCCAAGATGATGGTTGTGGTTTTCGTTGTTGGTGTGATCGGGCTCCTGCTGGATCGCATGATGATCGTCTTCCAACGTTTGGTCAGCTTCGACGGCGCCCCAACGGCGATCTAG